A genomic region of Salinibacter pepae contains the following coding sequences:
- a CDS encoding SPOR domain-containing protein — protein sequence MHRRSPFAILALAVVLGACTGASQTSGQGGPAEPEPAEAAPSVAEYETFDPSTYDARPPERTVEVTHQVPDRLLQGRADEGVQQTVEGFRVQVFSARDKQAAQDFQVQVRQWWEENKAEAPTAVLGNEPPIVVQYSQPYYRVRMGAFAERDAAEEALAFVRSAYPNAFISRGTVTVTR from the coding sequence ATGCATCGTCGCTCGCCATTCGCCATTCTCGCGCTAGCCGTCGTCCTGGGCGCCTGTACTGGGGCGTCACAGACCTCCGGGCAGGGAGGTCCCGCTGAGCCGGAGCCCGCAGAGGCGGCCCCGTCGGTGGCCGAGTACGAAACGTTCGACCCGTCGACGTACGACGCCCGCCCGCCGGAGCGCACCGTAGAGGTGACCCACCAGGTGCCCGATCGGCTACTGCAGGGGCGGGCGGACGAGGGCGTGCAGCAAACCGTTGAGGGCTTTCGGGTGCAGGTGTTCTCGGCGCGGGACAAGCAGGCGGCGCAGGACTTTCAGGTGCAGGTCCGGCAGTGGTGGGAGGAGAACAAAGCGGAGGCCCCGACTGCGGTCCTGGGGAATGAGCCGCCCATTGTCGTGCAGTACTCGCAGCCTTACTACCGGGTGCGGATGGGGGCCTTTGCCGAGCGCGACGCGGCCGAAGAAGCCCTTGCGTTCGTCCGGAGTGCGTACCCGAACGCCTTCATTTCTCGGGGGACGGTGACGGTGACGAGGTAG
- the thiO gene encoding glycine oxidase ThiO, with product MTRDVLIVGGGTVGLSIGFELVRRGTPVTLFEKETAGRATSYQAAGMLAPDAEIEFEERELYDFNRESLRRWPDFADRVEAASGQSVDYRDEGTLIVADDRDAAEALERLYEFQRDQGLDVEWLTGAEARDVEPFVAPSLAAAVYAPSDHQVDNRRLVGALRTAFEAEGGTLHEETPVEAVVPDEDVPAVRTAGGDRVGGTRVVVAAGVWSRELDGLTPDATPPVRPVKGQSLQLRSKRPFDLQHVIRGPEAYLAPKSDGRIVMGATSEEMGFDTTVTAGGLYDLLEGGWEVVPGIRDLPVDETWAGLRPASRDHAPLLGRSAAPGVLMATGHYRHGILLTPITAEEMARLIRTGETSDWLRPFSPCRFSDAKSPTRSA from the coding sequence ATGACCCGAGACGTGCTGATCGTCGGGGGCGGCACCGTCGGACTGAGCATCGGCTTTGAGCTCGTCCGCCGCGGCACGCCCGTGACCCTCTTCGAAAAAGAGACGGCGGGGCGCGCCACCTCGTACCAGGCCGCAGGCATGCTGGCCCCCGACGCCGAGATCGAATTCGAGGAGCGGGAGCTCTACGACTTCAACCGGGAAAGCCTGCGGCGCTGGCCCGACTTTGCCGACCGGGTGGAGGCCGCGTCCGGCCAGTCGGTCGACTACCGCGACGAGGGGACGCTCATCGTGGCCGATGACCGCGACGCCGCCGAGGCGCTGGAGCGGCTTTACGAGTTCCAGCGGGACCAGGGCCTGGACGTGGAGTGGCTCACCGGGGCGGAAGCGCGCGACGTGGAGCCGTTCGTGGCCCCGAGCCTCGCCGCCGCCGTGTACGCCCCGTCGGACCATCAGGTCGACAACCGCCGCCTCGTGGGGGCCCTGCGAACGGCGTTCGAGGCGGAGGGGGGCACGCTGCACGAGGAAACCCCCGTCGAGGCCGTCGTGCCGGACGAGGACGTGCCGGCGGTCCGGACGGCCGGCGGGGACCGCGTCGGGGGCACCCGTGTCGTGGTGGCGGCGGGCGTCTGGTCCCGCGAGCTCGACGGGCTGACCCCCGACGCGACGCCCCCGGTGCGCCCGGTAAAGGGGCAATCGCTGCAACTGCGAAGCAAGCGCCCCTTCGACCTGCAGCACGTAATCCGGGGGCCCGAGGCCTACCTCGCCCCCAAAAGCGACGGGCGGATCGTCATGGGGGCCACGAGCGAGGAAATGGGCTTCGACACGACGGTGACGGCGGGGGGGCTCTACGACCTCCTGGAAGGGGGATGGGAGGTGGTGCCGGGCATCCGCGACCTGCCGGTCGACGAGACGTGGGCCGGACTGCGGCCCGCGAGCCGCGACCACGCGCCCCTCCTGGGCCGGTCGGCCGCGCCCGGGGTGCTCATGGCGACCGGGCACTACCGGCACGGGATTCTGCTGACGCCCATCACGGCCGAGGAGATGGCGCGACTGATTCGCACCGGAGAAACCTCGGACTGGCTCCGGCCGTTTTCTCCCTGTCGTTTCTCTGATGCCAAGTCCCCGACGAGGTCCGCATGA
- a CDS encoding thiazole synthase, whose product MSDVTHANGAVANEADDALVIGDHSFSSRILVGTSRYPNPQVMLDALEATGTELVTVAIRRVNIENPAPESHLDLLRRGGYEVLPNTAGCYTAREAVLTARLAREALGTDLLKLEVIGDDETLMPDVEQLLDAAKTLVDDGFTVLAYANDDPITCRKLADLGCAAVMPLGSPIGSGMGIVNPYNLRIIREMIEDTPLIVDAGIGTASDAVTAMELGYDGILVNTAIAQAQHPLDMGHAMRKAVEAGRSAHRAGRIPRRLYAEASSSMEGRIGT is encoded by the coding sequence ATGAGTGACGTCACGCACGCCAACGGAGCGGTCGCGAACGAGGCGGACGACGCCCTCGTGATTGGCGACCATTCCTTCTCGTCCCGCATTCTCGTCGGAACGAGCCGCTACCCGAACCCGCAGGTCATGCTCGATGCCCTGGAGGCGACGGGCACCGAGCTGGTCACGGTTGCCATCCGGCGGGTCAACATCGAGAACCCGGCCCCCGAGAGCCACCTCGATCTTCTCCGTAGGGGGGGATACGAGGTGCTGCCGAACACGGCGGGCTGCTACACGGCCCGCGAGGCGGTCCTGACGGCCCGGCTCGCGCGGGAGGCCCTGGGCACGGACCTGCTCAAACTGGAGGTGATCGGGGACGACGAGACGCTCATGCCGGATGTGGAGCAGCTGCTCGATGCCGCCAAGACGCTCGTTGACGACGGCTTCACGGTCCTCGCCTACGCCAACGACGACCCCATCACGTGCCGCAAGCTGGCGGACCTCGGGTGCGCGGCCGTCATGCCCCTCGGATCGCCCATCGGAAGCGGCATGGGCATCGTCAACCCGTACAACCTGCGCATCATCCGTGAGATGATCGAGGACACGCCCCTGATCGTCGACGCCGGGATTGGCACGGCCAGCGACGCCGTGACGGCGATGGAGCTGGGCTACGACGGCATCCTGGTCAACACGGCGATTGCGCAGGCGCAGCACCCGCTCGACATGGGCCACGCGATGCGCAAGGCGGTCGAGGCGGGACGGAGTGCCCATCGCGCCGGACGCATCCCACGGCGTCTGTACGCGGAGGCGTCGTCGTCCATGGAGGGGCGCATTGGAACGTGA
- the thiD gene encoding bifunctional hydroxymethylpyrimidine kinase/phosphomethylpyrimidine kinase gives MPTKPVALTIAGSDSGGGAGIQADLKAMEANGVFGASALAAITAQNTEEVSRAHDLPPSLVAAQIDAVATDMDVQAAKTGMLSAPDIIEAVADRVAAHDLRPFVVDPVMISKTGFKLLQDEAIDTLVNDLLPLATLVTPNVHEAEHLTDVDIDTPEDLQTAAAALLDRGPDAVLVKGGHLSGTEEAVDVLADGDTTRRFRAPRIDTEHTHGTGCTYASAIAAHLAQGHDLGAAVDRAKRYVTGAIRHALPLGAGRGPTNHFFHLDPEAARADADVAAASMGPHAPDSVNTS, from the coding sequence ATGCCCACGAAACCCGTAGCCCTCACCATCGCCGGAAGCGACTCGGGCGGTGGGGCTGGCATTCAGGCCGACCTGAAGGCCATGGAGGCCAACGGCGTCTTCGGCGCGTCCGCCCTCGCGGCGATCACGGCACAGAACACCGAAGAAGTTTCACGGGCGCACGACCTGCCGCCGTCGCTCGTCGCCGCTCAGATCGACGCCGTGGCCACCGACATGGACGTCCAGGCGGCCAAGACCGGGATGCTTTCGGCCCCCGACATTATCGAGGCGGTGGCCGACCGGGTGGCGGCCCATGACCTGCGCCCGTTCGTGGTCGACCCGGTCATGATCTCGAAAACCGGCTTCAAGCTGCTGCAGGACGAGGCCATCGACACGTTGGTCAATGACCTGCTCCCCCTGGCGACCCTCGTCACGCCGAACGTCCACGAGGCCGAGCACTTGACCGACGTGGACATCGACACGCCGGAGGACCTGCAGACGGCCGCGGCCGCGCTGCTCGACCGCGGGCCGGATGCCGTGCTCGTCAAGGGCGGGCACCTGTCCGGTACCGAGGAGGCCGTCGACGTGCTCGCGGACGGGGACACGACACGGCGCTTCCGGGCCCCGCGGATCGATACGGAGCACACCCACGGCACCGGCTGCACCTACGCCTCGGCCATCGCCGCCCACCTGGCACAGGGGCACGACCTGGGCGCGGCCGTCGACCGGGCGAAGCGGTACGTGACCGGGGCCATCCGCCACGCCCTGCCGCTCGGCGCAGGGCGGGGCCCCACGAACCACTTTTTCCACCTCGACCCCGAGGCGGCCCGTGCCGACGCCGACGTGGCCGCCGCGTCGATGGGGCCGCACGCCCCTGACAGCGTGAACACTTCGTAA
- a CDS encoding aldehyde dehydrogenase family protein, which translates to MAELEAPPDTARELLFGDEWEYAPAPQSADHVRLDDRYGAFVDGAFRETDEYFPSINPATEEPLAEVGLADEAVVDEAVGAARTAYESHWRDLPGKERAKYIYRIGRMIKEKSREFAVLESMDGGKPIRESRDMDIPLVAAHFFHYAGWADKLEYALPGPGRPRSLGVCGQIIPWNFPLLMAAWKLAPALATGNTVVLKPAETTPLTALKLAEVIQEAGLPPGVVNIVQGAGEVGSALVEHPDVDKIAFTGSTGVGKHIQKQLAGTKTRLTLELGGKGANIVFEDAPIDQAVEGIVDGIYFNQGHVCCAGSRLLVQESVAGEVTRKLRDRIATLRVGDPLDKNTDIGAINSKPQLEKIRRLVDVGEREGADKFQPDCDLPDDGFWFPPTFFTNVTQSHRIAQEEIFGPVLSVSTFRTPEEAVERANNTEYGLAAGIWSDKGSKLFSISQALKSGVVWGNTYNKFDPASPFGGYKESGFGREGGMHGLLPYLERPSQSWQPQTPTNGSPSTRPASSTSAGASPEPKADDT; encoded by the coding sequence ATGGCTGAGTTAGAGGCGCCCCCCGACACGGCTCGCGAGTTGCTCTTCGGCGACGAATGGGAGTACGCCCCCGCCCCGCAGTCCGCCGACCACGTGCGCCTGGACGACCGCTACGGCGCGTTCGTCGACGGGGCGTTTCGGGAGACGGACGAGTACTTCCCCTCGATCAACCCGGCCACGGAGGAGCCGCTCGCGGAGGTCGGACTCGCCGACGAGGCCGTCGTCGACGAGGCCGTCGGGGCCGCCCGGACGGCGTACGAGTCGCACTGGCGCGACCTGCCCGGCAAAGAGCGGGCGAAATACATCTACCGGATCGGGCGGATGATCAAGGAAAAGTCCCGCGAGTTTGCGGTGCTGGAGTCGATGGACGGGGGCAAGCCGATCCGCGAGTCGCGCGACATGGACATCCCCCTGGTGGCGGCGCACTTCTTCCACTACGCCGGCTGGGCCGACAAGCTGGAGTACGCCCTGCCGGGCCCCGGCCGGCCCCGCTCGCTGGGCGTGTGCGGCCAGATCATCCCCTGGAACTTTCCGCTCCTGATGGCGGCGTGGAAGCTGGCCCCAGCCCTCGCCACGGGCAACACCGTCGTGCTAAAGCCCGCCGAGACGACGCCCCTCACGGCCCTTAAGCTCGCGGAGGTGATTCAGGAGGCCGGCCTCCCGCCCGGCGTCGTCAACATCGTGCAGGGGGCCGGCGAGGTCGGCTCCGCCCTCGTGGAGCACCCGGACGTCGACAAGATTGCGTTTACCGGCTCCACCGGGGTGGGCAAGCACATCCAGAAGCAGCTCGCCGGGACGAAGACGCGCCTCACGCTGGAGCTGGGGGGGAAGGGGGCGAACATCGTCTTCGAGGACGCGCCCATCGACCAGGCCGTGGAGGGCATCGTGGACGGCATCTACTTCAACCAGGGGCACGTCTGCTGTGCGGGGTCGCGGCTGCTGGTGCAGGAGAGCGTGGCGGGGGAGGTGACGCGGAAGCTGCGGGACCGCATCGCGACGCTCCGGGTGGGCGACCCGCTCGACAAGAACACCGACATCGGGGCGATCAACTCGAAGCCACAGCTGGAGAAAATCCGCCGCCTCGTGGATGTCGGCGAGCGGGAGGGCGCCGACAAGTTCCAGCCGGACTGCGACCTGCCGGACGACGGCTTCTGGTTCCCGCCCACGTTCTTCACCAACGTGACCCAGTCGCACCGCATTGCGCAGGAGGAGATTTTTGGCCCGGTCCTGTCGGTCAGCACGTTCCGCACCCCTGAGGAGGCGGTCGAGCGCGCCAACAACACCGAGTACGGCCTCGCCGCCGGCATCTGGAGCGACAAGGGCTCGAAGCTCTTCTCGATCTCGCAGGCGCTGAAAAGCGGCGTGGTCTGGGGCAACACCTACAACAAGTTCGATCCCGCCAGCCCCTTCGGCGGCTACAAAGAAAGCGGCTTCGGCCGTGAGGGGGGCATGCACGGTCTTCTTCCGTACCTCGAACGTCCATCGCAGTCATGGCAGCCACAGACGCCCACGAACGGCTCCCCGTCTACAAGACCCGCAAGCTCTACATCGGCGGGGGCTTCCCCCGAACCGAAAGCGGACGATACATAA
- the thiS gene encoding sulfur carrier protein ThiS: MSTPTDPSIPVTVNGDGRTVPEDYPLTDLLRDLEIDPDNEDEAAGVAVALNESVVRRQDWEDVRLAEEDSIEIIQAQPGG, from the coding sequence ATGAGCACCCCGACCGACCCCTCCATTCCCGTGACGGTCAACGGGGACGGGCGCACTGTGCCCGAGGACTATCCGTTGACCGATCTGCTTCGGGACCTGGAGATCGACCCGGACAACGAGGACGAGGCCGCCGGGGTCGCCGTGGCGCTTAACGAGAGCGTGGTCCGCCGCCAGGACTGGGAGGACGTGCGGCTGGCCGAGGAGGACTCGATTGAGATCATCCAGGCGCAGCCGGGCGGGTGA
- a CDS encoding thiamine phosphate synthase: MAVLPYPRLALIADGFTNDARADRAVEAVRAGVRWVHLRDHEASPEGFAAAARALADRLQAAADDVTITVNTRVDVADALGRGAHIGWRGPSVGEARQRLGPEALIGYSAHEHVEAEGDRTQGVDYYFFSPVFPTPSKPDRPPAGIGPLRAFCRVAAPVPVLALGGITPERVSVCRAAGAHGVAVLSGIMNVDTPRAAARAYLRALAEHA; the protein is encoded by the coding sequence ATGGCCGTCCTTCCGTATCCCCGCCTGGCACTCATCGCCGACGGCTTCACGAACGACGCCCGGGCCGACCGGGCGGTCGAGGCGGTGCGGGCAGGGGTGCGCTGGGTGCACCTTCGCGACCACGAGGCGAGTCCGGAGGGGTTTGCGGCGGCGGCGCGTGCCCTCGCAGACCGGCTCCAGGCCGCGGCCGACGACGTCACGATCACGGTCAACACCCGCGTCGACGTGGCCGACGCGCTCGGGCGCGGGGCCCACATCGGATGGCGTGGGCCGTCGGTGGGGGAGGCCCGCCAGAGGCTTGGGCCGGAGGCCCTCATCGGCTACTCCGCCCACGAACACGTGGAGGCGGAAGGAGACCGGACGCAGGGGGTTGATTATTACTTCTTCAGTCCGGTCTTTCCAACCCCCAGCAAGCCGGACCGGCCCCCAGCAGGGATTGGCCCGCTCCGTGCCTTCTGCCGCGTTGCGGCCCCGGTGCCCGTGCTTGCCCTGGGCGGCATTACCCCCGAACGGGTCTCGGTGTGCCGGGCGGCCGGTGCCCACGGGGTGGCCGTGCTTTCGGGAATCATGAACGTAGACACGCCCCGCGCCGCGGCCCGGGCGTACCTCCGTGCGCTTGCCGAACACGCGTAG
- a CDS encoding aldehyde dehydrogenase family protein, whose translation MAATDAHERLPVYKTRKLYIGGGFPRTESGRYITATDHQDEFVANICRASRKDFREAVVAAREAQDGWSGRSAFNRGQILYRMGEMLESRRQAFVDTLVDTAGYAPDAAGAEVDAAIDRLVYYGGWTDKFAQAFGSINPVASSHFDFSVPEPSGVVAAFCPEAAPLLGLVSCMAPIIVPGNTVILVVENDAPTLALDLAEVLDTSDLPGGVVNILTGHREELRGHVGGHRDVDAILSVGASTEERTILEREGAESVTRMEFRPDRSPAEWRADESQSPYWITPFVEFKTTWHPVGR comes from the coding sequence ATGGCAGCCACAGACGCCCACGAACGGCTCCCCGTCTACAAGACCCGCAAGCTCTACATCGGCGGGGGCTTCCCCCGAACCGAAAGCGGACGATACATAACCGCCACCGACCATCAAGACGAATTCGTGGCCAACATCTGTCGCGCGTCGCGCAAGGACTTTCGAGAGGCCGTGGTCGCGGCCCGCGAGGCCCAGGACGGGTGGAGCGGCCGGAGCGCCTTCAACCGCGGCCAGATCCTGTACCGGATGGGCGAGATGCTGGAGTCCCGCCGGCAGGCGTTCGTCGACACCCTCGTCGACACCGCCGGCTACGCCCCCGACGCGGCCGGGGCGGAAGTGGACGCGGCGATTGACCGGCTGGTTTACTATGGGGGCTGGACCGACAAATTCGCGCAGGCGTTCGGGAGCATCAATCCCGTGGCGAGCTCGCACTTCGACTTCTCCGTCCCCGAGCCGTCGGGCGTCGTCGCCGCCTTCTGTCCGGAGGCCGCGCCGCTCCTGGGGCTCGTCTCCTGCATGGCTCCGATCATCGTGCCCGGCAACACGGTCATCCTGGTGGTGGAGAACGACGCCCCGACGCTGGCCCTCGACCTGGCGGAGGTGCTCGACACGAGTGACCTGCCGGGCGGGGTCGTCAACATTCTCACGGGCCACCGGGAGGAGCTCCGGGGACACGTGGGCGGGCACCGCGACGTAGATGCCATTCTGAGTGTTGGCGCGTCGACCGAGGAGCGCACCATCCTGGAGCGAGAAGGGGCCGAGAGCGTCACGCGGATGGAGTTTCGCCCGGACCGGTCGCCGGCCGAGTGGCGGGCCGATGAGAGCCAGTCGCCCTACTGGATCACGCCGTTTGTCGAGTTTAAGACCACCTGGCACCCGGTTGGGCGTTGA
- a CDS encoding pyridoxal phosphate-dependent decarboxylase family protein produces the protein MSTRPSPTTDALFRRALQHIEDWEQSWGAFDRHDALGVDPDRLDSVFDEYLERLEGNYPFHHPRYAGQMLKPPHPVACAAYAAAQRINPNNHALDGGPPTSHMETEVVADLAGMLGLPEASLGHLTGGGTVANLEALWVARELHPDQALAVAENAHYTHGRMSDVLDVEVVPVSADARGRMDLHSLEQTLEQGGIGTVVLTAGTTGLGAVDPIHDALPLCRAHDARVHVDAAYGGFFRLLTEDAAPKIEGFPAERFRAIEDADSVAIDPHKHGLQPYGCGCILFRDPAVGRFYQHDSPYTYFTSDDLHLGEISLECSRAGAAAGALWCTLKALPLAPDDGLGPILAACVRAARTWTDAVADTDALRVVAPPETDIVSYVPATSESSLSAVHEASQALFDTAMNDPDAPIFTSVYRLSADALTTLRPSLNADRDEAAVLRSVLMKPEHETYAADLVDRLATTAQSLDSAAT, from the coding sequence GTGTCTACCCGGCCCTCTCCCACCACTGACGCCCTCTTCCGCCGCGCCCTCCAGCACATCGAGGACTGGGAACAGTCCTGGGGCGCGTTCGACCGCCACGACGCCCTCGGCGTCGATCCGGACCGCCTCGACAGCGTCTTCGACGAGTACCTGGAGCGGCTGGAGGGCAACTACCCGTTCCATCACCCGCGCTACGCGGGGCAGATGCTGAAGCCGCCCCACCCGGTCGCCTGTGCAGCGTACGCGGCGGCCCAGCGCATCAACCCCAACAACCACGCGCTCGACGGCGGCCCGCCCACCAGCCACATGGAAACGGAGGTCGTGGCCGATCTGGCCGGCATGCTCGGGCTGCCTGAGGCCAGCCTTGGCCACCTCACCGGCGGCGGCACCGTGGCGAACCTGGAGGCGCTCTGGGTGGCGCGCGAGCTCCACCCGGATCAGGCGCTCGCGGTGGCGGAAAACGCCCACTACACCCACGGCCGCATGAGCGACGTACTCGACGTAGAGGTGGTCCCGGTGTCGGCCGATGCGCGGGGGCGGATGGACCTGCACAGTCTCGAACAGACCCTGGAGCAGGGCGGCATCGGGACGGTCGTGCTCACCGCCGGAACCACGGGCCTCGGGGCCGTCGACCCAATCCACGACGCACTCCCGCTGTGCAGGGCACACGACGCCCGCGTTCACGTCGACGCCGCGTACGGGGGCTTCTTTCGGCTCCTCACAGAAGACGCCGCGCCCAAGATTGAAGGCTTTCCCGCGGAGCGGTTTCGCGCCATCGAAGACGCCGACTCCGTCGCCATTGACCCGCACAAACACGGCCTCCAGCCCTACGGCTGCGGGTGCATTCTCTTTCGCGATCCGGCGGTCGGGCGCTTCTATCAGCACGACTCGCCCTACACCTACTTCACGTCCGACGACCTGCACCTCGGCGAGATCAGCCTGGAGTGCTCGCGCGCCGGGGCGGCGGCCGGGGCGCTCTGGTGCACGCTCAAGGCCCTGCCCCTAGCGCCAGACGACGGGCTCGGGCCCATCCTGGCCGCCTGCGTGCGGGCGGCCCGCACCTGGACCGACGCGGTGGCGGACACCGATGCCCTCCGGGTCGTGGCGCCCCCGGAGACCGACATCGTCTCGTACGTGCCGGCAACATCGGAATCGTCCCTCTCCGCCGTCCACGAGGCCAGCCAGGCCCTCTTCGACACGGCCATGAACGACCCGGACGCCCCCATCTTCACCAGCGTGTATCGGCTCTCCGCGGACGCACTGACGACCTTGCGGCCGTCGCTCAACGCCGATCGGGACGAGGCCGCCGTCCTGCGCAGCGTCCTCATGAAGCCGGAGCACGAGACGTACGCCGCCGATCTGGTGGACCGGCTCGCGACCACGGCCCAGTCGCTCGATTCCGCCGCAACGTGA
- a CDS encoding NAD(P)/FAD-dependent oxidoreductase, with the protein MRYDADVIVVGAGLAGACAAFTLSRDHKVRVLESDEPASGASGAAAGLVNPFMGRRARPVWRLREALNAVPTLLDEAGAPALFPDTGVLRPAVEPDQVAPFQDAAETHPDLATWLSPATVRDRYPAVQPDRGALFVPQGGAVNVGAMVDALLDAAQARGATVETQAPVLYWRETPGAAVVEVDRGDDTEELRADRVLLALGQGYPPFPELRRLGLDGVKGQTVRVRRPDSLSGSLPPMSGRGYIVPEGDTFVLGSNYENNFDDLSPTPDATAYIQEKTSDLIPGVQHAEVRGEVAGVRVKHSATNLPLLGPLPRRERLWAFTALGSKGLLTAPLLALDLPTCLGAPGKVPDSVSTQKK; encoded by the coding sequence ATGCGTTACGACGCCGACGTAATCGTCGTGGGCGCGGGCCTGGCCGGGGCCTGCGCGGCCTTCACCCTGAGCCGCGATCACAAGGTCCGCGTGCTGGAGTCGGACGAGCCCGCGTCCGGGGCCTCCGGGGCCGCTGCGGGCCTCGTCAACCCGTTCATGGGGCGCCGCGCCCGCCCCGTCTGGCGCCTGCGCGAGGCCCTAAATGCCGTGCCGACGCTCCTGGACGAGGCCGGTGCCCCGGCGCTTTTTCCCGACACCGGCGTGCTCCGGCCCGCCGTGGAGCCCGATCAGGTCGCCCCCTTCCAGGACGCCGCCGAGACGCATCCGGACCTCGCCACCTGGCTCTCCCCGGCCACGGTTCGGGATCGGTACCCCGCCGTGCAGCCCGACCGCGGCGCCCTCTTCGTGCCGCAGGGCGGCGCCGTGAACGTCGGGGCGATGGTCGACGCGCTGCTGGACGCGGCACAGGCCCGCGGGGCGACGGTCGAGACGCAGGCGCCGGTGCTCTACTGGCGCGAGACGCCCGGCGCCGCGGTGGTGGAGGTCGACCGCGGCGACGACACCGAAGAGCTGCGGGCCGACCGCGTGCTCCTCGCGCTCGGGCAGGGCTACCCCCCGTTTCCGGAACTGCGGCGACTGGGACTGGACGGCGTGAAGGGCCAGACCGTCCGCGTCCGCCGCCCCGACTCCCTCTCGGGCTCCCTCCCGCCGATGTCGGGACGGGGCTACATCGTGCCCGAGGGCGACACGTTCGTCCTTGGGAGCAACTACGAAAACAACTTCGACGACCTCTCGCCCACCCCCGACGCCACGGCCTACATCCAGGAGAAAACCAGTGACCTGATCCCGGGGGTACAGCACGCCGAGGTGCGGGGCGAGGTGGCAGGCGTGCGGGTGAAGCACTCGGCGACGAACCTCCCACTTCTCGGCCCCCTTCCCCGCCGCGAGCGGCTCTGGGCGTTCACCGCCCTCGGCTCGAAAGGCCTGCTCACCGCTCCCCTCCTCGCCCTCGATCTTCCCACCTGCCTCGGCGCTCCCGGCAAGGTTCCCGATTCTGTTTCCACGCAGAAAAAGTAG